One Catharus ustulatus isolate bCatUst1 chromosome 2, bCatUst1.pri.v2, whole genome shotgun sequence genomic window carries:
- the CRYZL1 gene encoding quinone oxidoreductase-like protein 1, protein MKALYGQQNSPGEEMTFVFQERENLPATRAHDVKVQVRACALSWVDTKLLSEIQLKKELVPVGREISGVVLEVGSQVTFFQPDDEVVGILPLDSEESGVCEVILVHEHYLVHKPDKVCWVEAAGTLRDGLRAYTALHYLGQVCPGRSVLVLDGASPFGTIAIQLAQHRGAKVISTAHSLEDKQYLERLRPAGGVRQPLVARVIDVSHGKIDVAESCLEETGGLGVDIVLDAGVRLFSAEDEPAPKSQLLPHKHDIITLLGVGGHWITTEQNLQLDPPDSHSLFLKGATVSFLNDEIWNLSNVKQGKYLAILEDIMDKLSNGIFRPQLDEPIPLYEAKVSMEMVQKNQARKRQVIQF, encoded by the exons ATGAAGGCTCTGTATGGTCAGCAGAATTCTCCTGGAGAGGAAATGACATTTGTGTTCCAGGAAAGA GAGAATCTCCCTGCCACCAGGGCCCACGATGTGAAGGTGCAGGTCAGAGCCTGTGCTCTCAGCTGGGTGGACACAAAG CTCCTGTCAGAAATTCAGCTGAAGAAGGAACTGGTGCCTGTTGGGCGAGAAATCTCAGGAGTAGTGCTGGAAG TTGGAAGCCAGGTGACCTTTTTCCAGCCAGATGATGAAGTGGTGG gaattttgccTCTGGATTCTGAGGAGTCTGGTGTCTGTGAAGTTATCCTGGTTCATGAGCATTATTTGG TCCACAAGCCAGACAAGGTGTGCTGGGTGGAGGCTGCCGGGACGCTGCGGGACGGACTCCGCGCCTACACCGCCCTGCACTACCTGGGCCAGGTGTGCCCTGGCAGGAGTGTCCTGGTCCTGGATGGAGCAAGT CCCTTCGGTACCATCGCCATTCAGCTGGCTCAGCACAGAGGGGCCAAGGTCATCTCCACTGCCCACAGCCTGGAGGACAAGCAGTACCTGGAGAGGCTCAGACCTGCTGGGG GAGTCCGGCAGCCCTTGGTGG CCCGGGTGATCGATGTGTCCCACGGGAAGATCGACGTGGCCGAGAGCTGCCTGGAGGAGACGGGCGGGCTGGGCGTGGACATCGTGCTGGATGCCGGAG TGAGGCTGTTCAGTGCTGAAGATGAgccagctcccaaatcccagctgctgcctcacaAGCACGACATCATCACCCTGCTTGGGGTGGGGGGCCACTGGATAACCACGGAACAGAACCTGCAG CTGGATCCTCCAGACAGCCACTCCTTGTTCCTTAAGGGAGCCACAGTGTCCTTCCTGAACGATGAGATCTGGAACTTGTCCAATGTGAAGCAGGGCAAGTATCTCG CCATCCTGGAAGATATCATGGATAAATTATCAAATGGCATTTTCAG GCCTCAGCTGGATGAACCCATCCCATTGTACGAGGCCAAAGTTTCTATGGAAATGGTTCAGAAGAATCAAGCAAGAAAGAGGCAAGTCATCCAGTTCTGA